The Lycium ferocissimum isolate CSIRO_LF1 chromosome 8, AGI_CSIRO_Lferr_CH_V1, whole genome shotgun sequence DNA segment AGCTCTTAGACAAACTTGTTGTCCTGAAGCTCAATGGAGGCTTGGGAACAACAATGGGTTGCACTGGTCCAAAGTACGTATTTGCCACAAATATAGCTGTTTTTTGGTCTATAGATTATGCCTTACAGGACGAAATACATGTGTGGCTTACTTCTGTTTTCTTTAATGGACTTAAAACTCATCTTTGTCAGCAGTTATTGTTGTAATCTTCCTTTCTGTTCTAGTACATGTCACTGGAGGGTGAATACTGAATACTATGGGTGATCCAGAACCAGAACACTGTTCTGAATCTTTTCTGTTTTTTCCTTAGCAACAATATTTTTGTGATTCATCAGTAAGGTCCCAAGAGACTTTTAAATGGTATCCTGCTTTTAATGTTTTTTTGCTGACACATGCCCTCAGTCCTTCTTAAATTCTTGTgttcaaattttgcatacagTGATACCATTTTCATTGTAAAATGGAACTTTTAGCTGGGTTGTTTATCAATCTTTATATGGCTCAGAGTCTGAAGTTTATATTTCTTCCATGCAGATCAGTTATCGAAGTTCGTAACGGTTTGACATTCCTCGATTTGATTGTCAAACAAATTGAGGTATATATGATTTTATGAATCAATTTGATTATCATAATGTTTAGTATTGGCTGTTCACCAACAAAAGGATGCGGTGTGTAGGCTCTCAATACTAAGTATGGATGCAGTGTTCCCCTGCTTTTGATGAATTCATTCAACACCCATGATGATACATCGAAGGTGAAATAACATCAGTGTGATGCATATTAATCCATGATTGTTCTCCAGTGTTTGGATTTGATTCAACTGCTGATTTTGCTTTTGCATTCTCTATGTAGATTGTAGAAAAATATTCAAACTCAAACATTGAGATTCACACGTTCAATCAGGTTAGTGGGACTAAACATCAATGATATCAAGTATCAGAtggcttgattttttttttaccaaaattttTGGATCTGAATAGGTTTGTTTGttctttctctttatattttgtaGAGCCAGTACCCTCGTCTGGTTATTGAAGACTTTGCTCCACTTCCTTGCAAAGGCAATGCTGGCAAAGATGGAtggtattaaaatatttaatgtgTGGATTTTGTGATCATGATTGAGAAATGCAATCAACTAATCATTtgaaatacttttaaaaaatcttttggGCATCGTACTGAACTATAATAACAGAATCTGCATCTTAGTGATCATTTTGAGTGATGATTCAGTTAATCTATATTGTGCTTTCTTAAGCTAGAACTTTTTGCCCACTTTTCTTGTTACTTTAGTTAAATCTGTAATTGATGAAGTTTTCCTCTCTTTAAATCAATCCATATCAAACATTGGGTAAGATTAACGAATTCCTAGTTCTTCATACTGCATTTCAACTGGAGAAGATTGTGCATGGGTTCTGATCGTCTGATCCTGCTCTCGTActtccttttattttgttgGTTTCATTTTAGCATTTCACTCAGCTCATGCGTTCACATGTACAGGAACCCCCCAGGTCATGGTGATGTTTTTCCTTCTTTGATGAATAGTGGCAAGCTTGATGCACTTTTATCAAAGGTTGTGCTATTCATGTTACCGCTTTCTTCTGATCTGCCTTTCATTAGGCTGTCTTGTTTATATTTATTGTTTGTGTAACAATggctaattttctttttcaatctgTTACAGGGAAAGGAATATGTTTTTGTTGCCAATTCAGATAACTTGGGCGCTGTGGTTGATTTGAGTATCCTTGCTATGATTTTCAATTCTGTATGAAAGCCTGAGTTCATTTATTAGCATCTCAATCATAAGAAGTTTCCAAGTGCAATTTATTTCCCTTAATTTGACATTACAGAAATCCTAAATCATTTGATCCAGAACAAGAACGAGTACTGCATGGAGGTAATGACTGTAATGCCTTTTAAGGCTGTGTTTTGGTAGGTAAAAATTGTTTCTAGTTTCTGTAGCGTTAAATCTTAACAATTATTGCAGGTGACACCAAAAACATTAGCTGATGTCAAAGGTGGAACCCTAATCTCGTATGATGGAAAAGTACAGGTATGTGGTCTACTGCATGGTTTAACTTTTTTCACTTGGTTCATAAGTAATTGCTGACCTAGTCATATGTCCCTTTTCCCGAAAAAGCTGTAGGATGTGGATGTTGTTTACTATGACATCCTTCTCTCTGCACTTCACCATCTGGAAGATgtaaatttttcaaaacaacGTTAGGACCACCACCCATATCTTTTCTCTTTCACACTAGAACATCTGAGTACTGGTTTTAGAGATGTTAAGGGTGACATCAATTGGTCAAATCTCCACTTACGAGGATTTCCATTATGTGTCCTAACCCATCTCACCCTCCTGCCAACACCACACAGGGGACCAAGGAAAAGATAGTACTTGCAAAGTGAAATGTACTTTCTTTGCAGTACTTCTAATCACCACAGTTCTTGCTATTATGCTTGCTGTTACTACGCAAACCTATGGTGGATATCCATTATTTAGTAGGTGACAATCTCCGTTTTTCAAATTTACCTTATAATTTGGATAAGCAACACAAATTTACCTTTTGGAAAGTTTATAGGGCAATTGTTCTGCTGCATTAAACCAATCAATTTATAGGTTACTTCCGCACAATTTGCTTATTAAGCTTCTGTTTTATGTGGTGGTGCAGCTTTTGGAAATAGCACAAGTTCCTGATCAACATGTGAGTCGTGACTCTTCTATTTCTTCTCTAGCCTTCTGTTTTGATGCTCAACACATAACTGTTATGAACACGCATGATGATTGCATAGGAGGTTTTCAAGAATACTTTCCAGTCAAATTATATAATTGGACAAGCTCAGATGGCTGAATAACTCTAGAAATTATAGAGACATGATACCTCATTTCACTGAACAATCCATTTTACTCTGCAATACTGTTCCTCATCTAGATGTTTCTTTCAAATGAAAAAACTTATTCTGTTGCATGTACTTTATATGTAAATGTTTAAGTTGTGAGCTGTTCGTTACTCCTAGATTAGTGTTTGCTGGTATTATTCAAACAGATTAGTTTGAGTTGACATTATTCTTATAGTCATCTATCCAATTCCGTGTTTCTTTTTGAACTTACTATGTACGTGATTCTTTCTATTCCATCCCAGACTTGGCACATCTGATGCTTAAGAAACTTGTTTGATACAGGTGAATGAATTTAAGTCAATAGAAAAGTTCAAGATTTTTAACACCAACAACTTGTAAGTCAGGATGAGTTATTTACCTACGCTAAGCTTTATGTTTttacttcctttcctttgaaacGTGAACTGACTGAACCCTTCGCTATACAAACAGGTGGGTTGATCTAAAAGCTATTAAAAGACTTGTAGAAGCAGATGCACTCAAGATGGAGATAATTCCAAACCCCAAGGTATCACTTTCTGCTAGTTGAGGCTGGAGTTCAATGTTTCAGTACTTCATATAAGATCCCGATGTGGCTAATTTGATTTGCAGGAAGTGGACGGAATTAAAGTTCTTCAACTTGAAACTGCTGCTGGTGCTGCAATTAGGGTATCCAAAACCTAAACCTTATGCCTTTAAACTACTGATGCCATTCCTTTAAGTCTTGATATTTCTGATGGGATAAGCATTACCCGTGTTTTTGTTTCTCACCAGTTCTTTGATCGGGCTATTGGAGCTAATGTTCCCCGATCTCGTTTCCTTCCAGTGAAAGCAACTTCAGATCTGCTTCTTGTCCAGGTTAATTTCTATGTTTGTCATGATTAACAATAAAATCCATCCCCTTCTAATCAATGTTCTTTAGTATGTTAACTCACCATTGAATAATTTTTACAGTCTGATCTTTACACCTTGACTGATGATGGCTATGTCATCCGGAATCCAGCAAGGACTAATCCTTCTAACCCTTCTATTGAGCTGGGACCTGAATTCAAGAAGGTTAAGAATACTCCCTGACATTAGATTTAACGTGATATACCGATCAATCTTTTGTTGAATGCAGCTAATAATTAGTCTACTTGTTTTCTCAGGTTGCCAGCTTCTTAAGTCGTTTTAAGTCGATTCCCAGCATTATTGAGCTAGATAGCTTGAAGGTCAGTGGTGACGTATATTTTGGAGCTGGCATCACTCTGAAGGTAACTAACAAATTTTATTTCCATCTCCCTTGAGCTCACGTGTTTACCGGTGTAGCTGGTCTTCTTTTGTTCTTAGTCGATGTTCTGCTCCGTACGTTGATGGCATTTTCATTTTTGATTCAATAgtgcctaatttttttttttctgttttcttaCTTTTTAGGGGAAAGTGACTGTCAATGCTAAATCCGGAGCGAAGTTAGAAATTCCAGATGGAGCTGTGATTGCAAATAAGGTAATTCCACATATCGAAACGCGTGAGGAGCTATTTGAATTAGTTGATACCTACAACTGttggcctaactttgc contains these protein-coding regions:
- the LOC132068239 gene encoding UTP--glucose-1-phosphate uridylyltransferase-like; protein product: MATASLSPADSQKLTNLKSSVASLNQISDNEKSGFLNLVTRYLSGEAQHVEWSKIQTPTDDVVVPYDKLAPLSEDPAETKKLLDKLVVLKLNGGLGTTMGCTGPKSVIEVRNGLTFLDLIVKQIEALNTKYGCSVPLLLMNSFNTHDDTSKIVEKYSNSNIEIHTFNQSQYPRLVIEDFAPLPCKGNAGKDGWNPPGHGDVFPSLMNSGKLDALLSKGKEYVFVANSDNLGAVVDLKILNHLIQNKNEYCMEVTPKTLADVKGGTLISYDGKVQLLEIAQVPDQHVNEFKSIEKFKIFNTNNLWVDLKAIKRLVEADALKMEIIPNPKEVDGIKVLQLETAAGAAIRFFDRAIGANVPRSRFLPVKATSDLLLVQSDLYTLTDDGYVIRNPARTNPSNPSIELGPEFKKVASFLSRFKSIPSIIELDSLKVSGDVYFGAGITLKGKVTVNAKSGAKLEIPDGAVIANKDVNGPEDI